CCAAATTTGAAATCTAACTGATTCTTTGAAACACTTGAAAATCAAAGGAGCCAAACTGCAAATACCTGTCACTCAGACTGCCAAAGGTCAGGGCTCCAAACATCACTCCGATAAAGAAGATGGAAGCAGTCGCTTTGTTTTTCCCTCTGCTGTCACACACCAGGTCCcacttcacacaaacaaatgaagagACTTGCTGACGTGAGTTATTTCTCCCCAAAAAgtatgtttttatcttttttttcggATATGTTTTGAATGAATACATGAAGGAAATGAAGGTCACCTGTGAGGTCAGAGTGGACTTGAAGGTGGTGGTGTCGTACACCCAGCCGTTCTGGCACGGCACTGTGGCTGCATCAGTGGTGCTGGAGGAGTTGAGCAGCAGATCGTACTGAGGCTCCGCAAACATCTGACAGGAGCTCAGGCTCCCGTCCTCCTGGAGCGGAATACTCACAGAAAGCCTTTCTGCCTGGGATAAGTTCCGTAAAAAGAAATCTTCGTCCAGAGAGCTGATGTCGCAGTGGTGAGAAGGAACAGCCGCTATGAAGTTGTTTAGCACGAAGTGGCAAGGCAATGTGAAGCGGCCAATGAAATTGATCGCAAGCATCATTTTTTGAAATCTTCCAAATCCATTAATGTCGGCTAAAATGTTCTCGAACTTCATTGTGACCTCCCACTGTGTGCGAAATCCTTTCGAAagtgagaggagagaaaaaaaaagactcatatGTCTTCACACCAAAGAGATTAAAGGCAAGTTGTCTCAGTGTTCCTCCCataggtttacaacttcagggAGGCGGAGCGGCCGAGGGTCGTAAAGGGAGGAGTGTCTGGACGCCGCTGGTGCTCTCGATCTGCTTCGAGCGCCACGTGCGCACGTGTTGAGGCGGAAtgcgtggaaaaaaaaagaagttttttTCACCTGAAACACCTGAACAGGGCAACCTTTGGCATTTTTCTAACAGACAAAATGTGTTGATATTTAACTCACTCTCTATAGACTCATTATAGACACTCTGTCTGAGTGTCAAGCTAAATTAGCATTTGTGTTAACAGCTGAGCGGGAACTTGAGTATGTGGGGAGATGAGTTGTCACCTTAGCACTTTTCATTTAGGAAATAGCACATTTTCATTGCACTGGAACGCAAAAGTATAGCCAGGAATCATCGGTGAGGTAAAAGGTTTAAGGTCTTGATTCAATGAAAATGTTGGCTCATTATTGGTCAGCATACACAAAGACAGCATTAAAAATCAAGGATGCAACAGAGCTGCTCAGTACAGATTTTTAGTGGTGTTGTCATTGAGAACTACATGCACATTTTCTGTTTCTTCGACATTATTCAGTGCAGGACACCATTTAATCAGTATGTCTTTGGATATGTTGAATCCTGACAGACTGTTGGTTTAAGTATTCATTTTGACTGGCTGGGTATCTGTCATTATCAATAAATtagattctttttgaaaatcCTTGTTCCTCGTGGAATGTCCCCTGCAAAATAGATACAACTTCATTTAGTCATTATATCATGAATTAGTTTTCAATTCAGGAAAGTACCATTTTTGACACCCGCAATTGATCAAAATCTTTTAGGAAGATGCATAAGTCCAAGAATGACCAATGATTGTTTGGAAAATTCTTTAGTAAGCTCAGTGTGGTGCATGGCTAACCATTTACAGTAGCTTTGATATTGTAACACGTGTAATCTTCCTCTCCTTATTACCTTGGTTTCTCAATATCCTCGATGTTTTCCGGCAGTCGGGTGTTTAGTGTTTCAGGCAGGAGCCAAGACACTAAACCGGATCCGACCGCCACCGCACAATAAATGATTGCAGGGAGGAGATGCCAAACGTCCTCCAATAGCACGATGAGTGGAGAGATGGACACGCCCAGACGCGCCACAAAGGAAGTGTAGCCTAAACCATTCTGTCTGTAAAATCAATGCACCCAGGTTAAATGTAAACCTTCACTAAGTTAAATGCGGTCAAATTAGTAGCAgatctgtgtttgttgttgtggtaaCAAGTTAGTTGTTAACTCGCCGTATGACTGTGGGAAAGAGTTCAGTTGTGTAGAGGAAGATGATCGTGAACGAGGCTTCTGACATGGATTTTCCAATGACTGCCACAACAGTACGGAAGATCCATTTTTCTGagggaaaatgtgtttaattgaGAATATTCTCAAATACGTTGAGAATTCTTGTACTTGCATCTCACTAAAACGAACCTTTTGCAACAAAGATGTTGATGAAGAGACAGAGGCCGGTTGACAGCAGGGATCCCGTCTCACCAGACCGTCGACCAACTTTCTCCAGGAAGAAATACACACCGATCTTTATTGGCATTTCGATGGATGCAAATATGACCTGTGTGAGGTACGGGTTTAGTCCGAACCCGGTGATATTCAGACTTATCCCATAATATGTCAACGCTACTCCGTACCTAGAAAATAGAACAAACTATTGACATTTTCTCAACTGATATGATCATTTTAACCATGACTAATAAAAACATACCTGATTTTCAGTTGAattgcaaacaaacagcagtgaTCTGAGCTTCGCAATTACAATGCATTCATATTATGGTATCACCAATCATCCTTTTATTATATACCACAATGCATGATATGAAATGTATAACATTCAATATTGATATCTTCATTATCAGTGCAAATGATCAGTatttaacatttactttttGATTAAGGGTTGCATGAGATCATTCATCCCATTCAATACAGGGTTAAAGTCTGATTATTTGGTAGCATAACTTACCATACTATTCCTGAGCATATTGAAATTTTCCTCATATTTGGGGTCTTGAAAAGATCCAAAAAGGTGTACTTCTTATCCTCAGTTTCATCTTGTGCAGTTTCCAATAATtcctattaaaaaaatgtttattgacCACATTTTCCGCACTAGTGACTAGTCTATCAATGTGAGATTAGCAGTTAACCGAAGTTAAAATGTACCGTTGGTGTGATGGTGGCCATATACTTCATTCTGTTGTTCATCTTGGCACATTGCATTAAGTACTTATGTGCAGCATCTGCCTTCCCGTTTGCCAAGAGCCACCTTGCAGACTCTGGAAGCCACCTGAAGCAATTGTGGTGAGATCAGTCTTGAGTTCAGTGTCTTCTAATAGGAAATATGTGTAAAACCTGAAACTTGATAACCTCCAAGTAATGATGGACAGTATCAAAGGTGAGGTCACTGCTACAATGAGCATCCTCCAATGATTGACATTGTATGCAATTCCAACCAGAAGCATGTTTCCAAGTGTCCAATCCAGGCTTATGATTACACCAGAGAAGGTCCTATGTGCAATTCCACACCATTCAACATCTGGAGGAATTTCAGCACGGATGAgaagtcaaaatgaaatgttttcacttttcatttcttgaaattaaatctaaatatattatattttcctTATATCATTGTTTTAAAAGCCTACTTACTTAGAGCAATGGAGATTATGCTCATTCCTGAGAGTGCCATTCCGGTAAAGAACCTCATGATGACAAACACCACGTACGATGGGGAGAATGCACTCAGGACCGCAAACATCAAGGAGGACATATAAGACGCCAATAGCAGCGGTCGTCGGCCGTACCTGgtcatgaaaaagaaatgttaaagTCATTGTGTTCATCATGAGATCCTTTTTATTCTCAACTCATGAGGTAGGACATCATTATTGATAATTCTCTACTATTTTGTTAATTGCATTTCAAATTATTATTGTATCTTATcacgttgtgtctctttttctgtattttctttttctttgtcgtTTTCTTATCATTATTGTCTTTTACACAGCTTGTGTAAGCTGAAATTCCCCCAATTACATCAACATGGTTAACAACAACATACATCAGACCTGTACAATTCCATGTGTAGATTTGGTGCAGTGCCCCTAAAATTGATGTTTCAGCAACATAGAGGACTTACTGTGTCTTCACTTCAACAATCTTACCTGTCACTGAGAAACCCAAATAACGGGGCTCCACACATGACACCGAGGAAGAAAAAGGTGACTGTTGCCTTGTTCATCGATTTCCTGCCGCACACAAGATCCCACTGCAAAGAAACCGTTGAAAGCATTAAAACTAGAGAGCACCTTGCAATGGAATTGACCTACAGCCACAATGCCAATGGCCCCACTGCCGACCTTTCTAATTCTGCTCACAATTCCCAAACAACATCCATTTGTTAACTCAACCGTCATTATGGTCAACTGCACATCTTAAGAATGTTGCGGCTGTGTTGTGTCTTGCACCATTGCGACGCCTTCTTGGCTGCAAAAATCTGTCCTCACACACGTGAAAACAACACTGCAGCTGCTGGTAATTAGTAAAGTTGAACTCGGTCAAAACTAAACATGTCCtactttttgcattttattataGAAATTCAGCCAAAAAGGAtgctaaaaaacatttgattacAAGAGATTTGATCAACATAACATTGATCAAAACATAGATAACATGAAAGAATATTGCACTGTTTATTAAGACACTTACCTCGGTGGCCAGCGTAGATTTAAACGTGCTGTTGTCATACACCCATCCGTCCGCACACGGAACAGTCACTGCATCCTCAGTACTGTTCGGACCGAACAGATGTTGATATTGGGGCTCTGAAAACATCTGACAGGAGCTCAGAGTCCCATCCTGCTCTGATGGCACACCAACAGACAGTTTCTGTTCCCGAGTTAAATTCCCGAAGATGCCTCCATCATCCAGAGCCGTGATGTTGCAGTGGTGAGAGGGAACAGCTGCCATGAAGTTATtcagcaggaagtgacatgGCAGAGAAATACGAGACAAGATCTGAATCAAAATGAGCCTGATTTGGAATTTCCCAAATCCGTCAATTTCTGTGAGTATGCTGTCAAATTTCATGGTGCTACTTTGCTTTCAGTCGACAAGAAGATGAAGGTTACGACAGCGGGTTGAGATCAGGTGgcagagaccaaaaaaaagatacatttacTAG
The sequence above is a segment of the Gasterosteus aculeatus chromosome 9, fGasAcu3.hap1.1, whole genome shotgun sequence genome. Coding sequences within it:
- the LOC120825803 gene encoding uncharacterized protein LOC120825803, giving the protein MKFDSILTEIDGFGKFQIRLILIQILSRISLPCHFLLNNFMAAVPSHHCNITALDDGGIFGNLTREQKLSVGVPSEQDGTLSSCQMFSEPQYQHLFGPNSTEDAVTVPCADGWVYDNSTFKSTLATEWDLVCGRKSMNKATVTFFFLGVMCGAPLFGFLSDRYGRRPLLLASYMSSLMFAVLSAFSPSYVVFVIMRFFTGMALSGMSIISIALNVEWCGIAHRTFSGVIISLDWTLGNMLLVGIAYNVNHWRMLIVAVTSPLILSIITWRWLPESARWLLANGKADAAHKYLMQCAKMNNRMKYMATITPTELLETAQDETEDKKYTFLDLFKTPNMRKISICSGIVWYGVALTYYGISLNITGFGLNPYLTQVIFASIEMPIKIGVYFFLEKVGRRSGETGSLLSTGLCLFINIFVAKEKWIFRTVVAVIGKSMSEASFTIIFLYTTELFPTVIRQNGLGYTSFVARLGVSISPLIVLLEDVWHLLPAIIYCAVAVGSGLVSWLLPETLNTRLPENIEDIEKPRHMSLFFSLLSLSKGFRTQWEVTMKFENILADINGFGRFQKMMLAINFIGRFTLPCHFVLNNFIAAVPSHHCDISSLDEDFFLRNLSQAERLSVSIPLQEDGSLSSCQMFAEPQYDLLLNSSSTTDAATVPCQNGWVYDTTTFKSTLTSQWDLVCDSRGKNKATASIFFIGVMFGALTFGSLSDRFGRRIMLLVSYVSGMLTAVASAFSTSYVMFAVLRFFTGFCITGIIIVSAVLNLEWVDVEHRKLVGVIDSLSWTFGSAVFAAIAYFVTDWRWLIVSVTSPLALAIITWRWIPESARWLIANGKLEQAQVYLKECARMNGTTELIDTFKTETLSTIVMAEKRDRPYSYSDLIRTPNMRKLALCTGIVWFCVASAFYGISFNITGFGLNIYLTQFTFALIELPAKGSVYYLLDKIGRRRTEVGALLMAGISLGINIVIPNGMCTIRTVVAIIGKGFSSASFATIILYSSELYPTVIRQNSMGYNSFMARIGVAVAPLILMLDEVWEDLPQVVLCFVALLGAIVASMLSETRGRCLPETIEDIERK